In Candidatus Cloacimonadota bacterium, one genomic interval encodes:
- a CDS encoding response regulator, with product METQKILILDDETKVCEELSEYLVRKKYQVYSAEKPSSAFQILNHNNIDILFLDFALPEMDGLQFLKKVKEQFPEINVIMISGTGDHNLADKSKKNGAAEFLSKPFLHYEVQKAIDLIKN from the coding sequence TTGGAAACTCAAAAAATTCTCATACTCGATGATGAAACCAAGGTTTGCGAAGAATTAAGCGAATACCTGGTGCGAAAGAAGTATCAAGTTTATTCTGCCGAAAAACCTTCCTCCGCATTTCAAATCCTGAATCATAATAACATCGACATCCTTTTCCTCGATTTTGCCCTGCCGGAAATGGATGGTCTGCAATTCCTGAAAAAAGTAAAAGAACAATTCCCTGAAATCAATGTGATCATGATCTCCGGCACTGGAGATCACAATTTGGCTGACAAATCCAAAAAAAACGGCGCAGCAGAATTTTTAAGTAAACCATTCCTGCATTATGAAGTGCAGAAGGCGATTGATTTAATCAAAAACTAA